A part of Palaemon carinicauda isolate YSFRI2023 chromosome 8, ASM3689809v2, whole genome shotgun sequence genomic DNA contains:
- the LOC137644763 gene encoding trichohyalin-like encodes MSDSSSTYRKCVRGCKTWLAKASVDPHSICVKCRGKVCELVDRCDECVILSESEWLEYHRYLCKLERKRIRMKSLYRSSRDCTPSRVNEPIDPSPVVVVPDPTTVKANEPTLKDMMVAIQALGKRVESLAEDRTKLWSDVKELKSASVSAKGSVKLISAVEGASAQTCRSRSHRPLPSSPTPGRRNVDRRKETSGVSARAVVPSSIPVDASQDARPRHGKGKVKVFLSTSDDAAPRRDWRLASRPLKRKIAAVEQRRVMTPQAPGCSHWSSPERFPSCSEECSPAKRPATPVGDRRKSEAVRRPSPSVGRQFSEAGMTSVHAPPPPSDWYSSPELSELSLSDVEGELVEEAASTVLPQQVDPNLSVLQDMQLKLASLMQVYQPADKKRVAHQDAECQESSRLDAKCQKAKSREVLDAERREEEHLTKCRKPGSHDAERRKEEHHAKRRVTGTRDAKRQGVGRRDGERKNLGHHETERRDRERQALKQRDTRLEVLDAERQEEEHLTKRREPGNHDAERSKEEHHDKRRVTGTHDVEHQGVGRRDGERKNLGRHETERRDRERHSSERQALEQCDTRLEVLDAERQEEEHREEEHLTKRREPGNHDAERSKEEHHAKRRVTGTLDVERQGVVRRDGERKNLGRHETERRDRERHSSERQALEQRDAERQEEEHLTKRWELGSHDAERCNEEHHAKRPVTGTHDAEHQGLGHRDAESRNLGRHETERRDRERHSSERQALEQRDARREVLDAELSKEEHHAKCRVIGTHDTEHQGVGRRDGERKNLGRHETERRDCKHRRSERLALKQCDARREVLDAERQEEQHREEENLTKRREPGSHDAERSKEEHHAKRRVTVTRDAERQGVGHRDAERHGVGHQDAERQGVGHQDAERQGVGHRDAERQGVGHWDADRQGVGHRDAERQGVGHRDAKRKNLGHHETERRDRERHSSERQALEQRDARQEVLDAERQEEEHREEEHLTKRREPGSHDVECFKEEHHAKCRVTGMHDAERQGVGHQDTECKTLGRHETERRGRERHSSERQALEQRDARQEVLDAERQEEEHLSKRREPGSHDAERSKEEHHAKRRVTGTHDVEHQGVGRRDGERKNLGRHETERRGRERHSSERQALEQRDARQEVLDAERQEEEHLSKRREPGSHDAERSKEEHHAKRRVTGTHDAEHQGVGHRDAESRNLGRHETERRDHERHSSERQALEQSDARRHDIGLIDARGQDIKELTPRKQHERGIDINDAGLRTAAETKAKDLAITDFKASDDWLWRFRRLHGVDNPSTDGKSASVGIGKNSMDKLSTFKHMTYPVVIYIAYVPDVTAEISKLVL; translated from the exons atgtctgactcttcttcaacttatagaaagtgtgtgagaggttgtaagacctggcttgctaaagcctctgttgatccccactccatttgtgtgaaatgtagaggtaaagtgtgtgagttggttgatcgttgcgatgaatgtgttattttgtctgagagtgagtggttggagtaTCACCGCTACCTTTGTAAGCTTGAGAGGAAGAGGATCAGAATGAAGAGTTTATATCGTTCCTCTAGGGATTGTACCCCTTCCCGTGTCAACGAAcctattgatccttcccctgtagtggtagttccagatcccactactgttaaagctaatgaaccaactctaaaggacatgatggtggccattcaagccctgggcAAGAGAGTGGAATCGCTCGCAGAGGACAGGACGAAATTATGGTCCGATGTCAAGGAATTAAAGAGTGCAAGTGTCAGTGCTAAAGGTTCAGTGAAATTAatcagtgctgtggagggtgcgtctgctcagaCCTGTCGTTCTCgtagccatagacctcttccaagctccccaacccctgggagaaggaatgtcgacaggcggAAGGAAACGAGTGGCGTTAGcgcccgagcagtcgtcccctcgagcatacctgttgacgcttcacaggatgctcgccctcgccatgggaaaggcaaggTGAAAGTGTTTTTGTCCacatcggatgacgcagcgcccaggcGGGACTGGCGTCTCGCATCGAGACCTCTGAAAAGGAAGATTGCCGCTGTCGAGCAGCGTCGTGTTATGacgcctcaggctccaggttgcagccattggagcagtccggagcgttttccttccTGCTCCGAAGAATGTTCTCCTGCCAAGCGCCCTGCTACGCCGGTAGGAGATAGAAGGAAGTCGGAAGCTGTCAGGCGTCCATCCCCATCGGTTGGAAGACAGTTTTCGGAGGCTGGCATGACCTCTgtgcatgctcctcctcctccttcggatTGGTATTCGTCCCCAGAACTCTCTGAGCTTTCCTTGAGCGACGTGGAAGGCGAACTTGTTGAAGAAGCAGCGTCTACTGTTTTGCCACAACAAGTTGATCCGAACCTTagtgtactgcaagatatgcagctgAAACTCGCCTCCCTCATGCAAGTCTATCAGCCTGCAGACAAAAAGAGAGTGGCTCACCAAGACGCCGAGTGTCAGGAATCTTCACGCCTTGACGCCAAGTGTCAGAAAGCTAAGAGTCGAGAGGTTCTTGATGCCGAGCGTCGAGAAGAGGAACATCTTACCAAATGTCGGAAACCTGGTAGTCATGACGCTGAGCGTCGTAAGGAGGAACATCATGCTAAGCGTCGAGTGACTGGTACGCGTGACGCCAAGCGTCAAGGAGTTGGACGTCGGGACGGCGAGCGTAAGAACCTTGGACATCAtgaaaccgagcgtcgagatcgcgaacgtcaaGCGTTGAAACAACGTGACACCAGGCTAGAGGTtcttgacgccgagcgtcaagaagAGGAACATCTTACCAAGCGTCGGGAACCTGGTAATCATGACGCCGAGCGTAGTAAGGAGGAACATCATGATAAGCGTCGAGTGACTGGTACGCATGACGTCGAGCATCAAGGAGTTGGACGTCGGGACGGCGAGCGTAAGAACCTCGGACGTCAtgaaaccgagcgtcgagatcgcgaacgtcatagttccgagcgtcaagcgttggaacaaTGTGACACCAGGCTAGAGGTtcttgacgccgagcgtcaagaagAGGAACATCGAGAAGAGGAACATCTTACCAAGCGTCGGGAACCTGGTAATCATGACGCCGAGCGTAGTAAGGAGGAACATCATGCTAAGCGTCGAGTGACTGGTACGCTTGACGTCGAACGTCAAGGAGTTGTACGTCGGGACGGCGAGCGTAAGAACCTCGGACGTCAtgaaaccgagcgtcgagatcgcgaacgtcatagttctgagcgtcaagcgttggaacaacgtgacgccgagcgtcaagaagAGGAACATCTTACTAAGCGTTGGGAACTTGgtagtcatgacgccgagcgttgTAATGAGGAACATCATGCTAAGCGTCCAGTGACTGGTACGCATGACGCTGAGCATCAAGGACTTGGACATCGGGACGCCGAGAGTAGGAACCTCGGACGTCAtgaaaccgagcgtcgagatcgcgaacgtcatagttccgagcgtcaagcgttggaacaacgtgacgccaggcgAGAGGTTCTTGATGCCGAGCTTAGTAAGGAGGAACATCATGCTAAGTGTCGAGTGATTGGTACGCATGACACCGAGCATCAAGGAGTTGGACGTCGGGACGGCGAGCGTAAGAACCTTGGACGTCATGAAACCGAGCGCCGGGATTGCAAACATCGTCGTTCCGAGCGTCTAGCGTTGAAACAATGTGACGCCAGGCGAGAGGTtcttgacgccgagcgtcaagaagAACAACATCGAGAAGAGGAAAATCTTACCAAGCGTCGGGAACCTGgtagtcatgacgccgagcgtagTAAGGAGGAACATCATGCAAAGCGTCGAGTGACTGTTacacgtgacgccgagcgtcaaggagtTGGACATCGGGACGCCGAGCGTCATGGAGTTGGACATCAGgacgccgagcgtcaaggagttggacatcaggacgccgagcgtcaaggagttggacatcgggacgccgagcgtcaaggagtTGGACATTGGGACGCCGACCGTCAAGGAGTTGGACATCGGgacgccgagcgtcaaggagtTGGACATCGGGACGCCAAACGTAAGAACCTCGGACATCAtgaaaccgagcgtcgagatcgcgaacgtcatagttccgagcgtcaagcgttggaacaacgtgacgccaggcAAGAGGTtcttgacgccgagcgtcaagaagAGGAACATCGAGAAGAGGAACATCTTACCAAGCGTCGGGAACCTGGTAGTCATGACGTCGAGTGTTTTAAGGAGGAACATCATGCTAAGTGTCGAGTGACTGGTatgcatgacgccgagcgtcaaggagtTGGACATCAAGACACCGAGTGTAAGACTCTTGGACGTCATGAAACCGAGCGTCGAggtcgcgaacgtcatagttccgagcgtcaagcgttggaacaacgtgacgccaggcAAGAGGTtcttgacgccgagcgtcaagaagAGGAACATCTTTCCAAGCGTCGGGAACCTGgtagtcatgacgccgagcgtagTAAGGAGGAACATCATGCTAAGCGTCGAGTGACTGGTACGCATGACGTCGAGCATCAAGGAGTTGGACGTCGGGACGGCGAGCGTAAGAACCTCGGACGTCATGAAACCGAGCGTCGAggtcgcgaacgtcatagttccgagcgtcaagcgttggaacaacgtgacgccaggcAAGAGGTtcttgacgccgagcgtcaagaagAGGAACATCTTTCCAAGCGTCGGGAACCTGgtagtcatgacgccgagcgtagTAAGGAGGAACATCATGCTAAGCGTCGAGTGACTGGTACGCATGACGCTGAGCATCAAGGAGTTGGACATCGGGACGCCGAGAGTAGGAACCTCGGACGTCAtgaaaccgagcgtcgagatcacgaacgtcatagttccgagcgtcaagcgttggaacaaAGTGACGCCAGGCGTCATGATATTGGACTAATTGACGCCAGAGGTCAGGATATTAAGGAGTTGACTCCAAGGAAACAACATGAGCGAGGAATCGACATTAATGATGCTGGACTCCGGACAGCCGCTGAGACCAAAGCCAAAGACTTGGCCATCACTGACTTCAAGGCATCAGATGACTGGCTGTGGAGGTTTCGCCGCTTGCATGGCGTGGATAATCCTTCCACCGATGGGAAGTCAGCCAGTGTAGGCATAGGTAAGAATTCTATGGATAAATTATCAACTTTTAAACatatgacttacccggtagttatatatatagcttacgtccctgacgtcacggcagaaatttcaaaactcgtg ctgtag